The proteins below are encoded in one region of Pseudomonas putida NBRC 14164:
- a CDS encoding vWA domain-containing protein: protein MAWLPTLLKGRPLLRQDLCWQQRQAKPAELWLVIVDASASTRRHQALAHTKGLLAALFDQAYRQRARLALLTASGRTPQWQRHGLKASAALQPWLQALGAGGGTPLIAALEQARNWLQARQRAHPDEAVRCLVFTDGRLQHWNALQPMPCTTLVVDMELAPVRIGRAQRLAEQLQADYQHLQQFKAVD, encoded by the coding sequence GTGGCCTGGCTGCCGACCTTGCTCAAAGGGCGGCCACTGCTACGCCAGGACCTGTGCTGGCAACAACGCCAGGCCAAACCGGCAGAGTTGTGGCTGGTGATCGTCGACGCTTCGGCCTCGACCCGCCGCCATCAGGCGTTGGCACACACCAAAGGGCTGCTGGCGGCATTGTTCGACCAGGCCTACCGCCAGCGCGCCCGCCTGGCCTTGCTGACCGCCAGCGGGCGCACACCACAGTGGCAGCGCCATGGCCTGAAGGCTTCGGCGGCCTTGCAGCCGTGGCTGCAGGCATTGGGCGCCGGTGGCGGTACGCCGCTGATCGCGGCACTGGAACAGGCCCGGAATTGGCTACAGGCGCGCCAGCGCGCCCATCCGGATGAAGCGGTACGCTGCCTGGTGTTTACCGATGGTCGCCTTCAGCACTGGAACGCCTTACAACCCATGCCCTGTACTACATTGGTGGTGGATATGGAGTTGGCGCCGGTGCGTATTGGGCGCGCGCAACGCCTGGCCGAACAATTGCAGGCTGATTACCAGCACTTGCAGCAGTTCAAGGCGGTGGACTGA
- a CDS encoding sigma-54 dependent transcriptional regulator, producing MLQPAAQRRLLIVDPCDDCHQLLPGLSSAGWDVDSCVLGAALDHPCDVGLLRLQASHLRHPDAVKDMIKRSNTEWIAVLSAEQLRMPAVGDFVCEWFFDFHTLPFDVSRVQVTLGRAFGMARLRGKGAAKVDDATHELLGESRPIRELRKLLGKLAPTESPVLIRGESGTGKELVARTLHRQSQRSDQPFVAINCGAIPEHLIQSELFGHEKGAFTGAHQRKTGRIEAAHGGTLFLDEIGDLPLELQANLLRFLQEKHIERVGGSQPIPVDARVLAATHVDLERAIEQGRFREDLYYRLNVLQVVTAPLRDRHGDLSMLASHFAHFYSLETGRRPRSFSDHALAAMGRHDWPGNVRELANRVRRGLVLAEGRQIEAQDLGLQTLDPGQQPLGTLEEYKQRAERQALCDVLNRHSDNMSVAAKVLGISRPTFYRLLHKHQIR from the coding sequence ATGCTGCAGCCTGCCGCCCAACGTCGTTTGCTCATCGTCGACCCCTGCGACGACTGCCACCAATTGTTGCCAGGCCTGAGTAGCGCAGGCTGGGATGTGGACAGTTGCGTGCTCGGTGCCGCGCTCGATCACCCTTGTGATGTCGGCTTGTTGCGCTTGCAGGCTTCGCACCTTAGGCACCCGGACGCGGTCAAGGACATGATCAAGCGCAGTAACACCGAATGGATCGCGGTGTTAAGCGCCGAACAGTTGCGCATGCCGGCCGTCGGCGATTTTGTCTGCGAATGGTTCTTCGACTTCCACACCCTGCCATTCGATGTCTCCCGCGTGCAGGTCACCCTTGGCCGGGCGTTCGGCATGGCGCGCCTGCGGGGCAAAGGGGCCGCCAAGGTGGACGACGCCACCCACGAACTGCTTGGCGAAAGCCGGCCGATCCGCGAGTTGCGCAAGTTGCTGGGCAAGTTGGCACCCACCGAGTCGCCTGTGCTGATCCGTGGTGAAAGCGGCACGGGCAAGGAACTGGTGGCTCGCACCCTGCACCGGCAGTCGCAACGCAGTGACCAGCCGTTCGTCGCCATCAACTGCGGGGCAATCCCCGAGCACCTGATCCAGTCCGAACTGTTCGGCCATGAGAAGGGCGCTTTCACTGGTGCCCATCAGCGCAAGACCGGGCGCATTGAAGCCGCCCACGGTGGCACGTTGTTTCTGGATGAAATTGGTGACTTGCCGCTGGAATTGCAGGCCAATCTGCTGCGTTTTCTACAAGAAAAGCACATCGAGCGGGTGGGCGGCAGCCAGCCGATTCCGGTGGATGCGCGGGTTCTGGCCGCCACCCACGTGGACCTGGAAAGAGCCATCGAACAGGGGCGTTTTCGCGAAGACCTGTATTACCGCCTGAACGTATTGCAGGTGGTGACCGCGCCCCTGCGGGACCGACATGGTGACTTGTCGATGCTGGCCAGCCATTTTGCCCATTTCTATAGCCTGGAAACCGGGCGCCGGCCGCGTTCATTCAGCGACCATGCCCTGGCGGCCATGGGCCGGCATGACTGGCCGGGCAATGTACGCGAGCTGGCCAACCGGGTGCGCCGCGGCCTGGTACTCGCCGAAGGCCGGCAGATCGAGGCGCAGGACCTAGGCCTGCAGACGTTGGACCCAGGGCAGCAGCCGCTGGGCACACTAGAGGAATACAAGCAGCGGGCCGAGCGCCAGGCCTTGTGCGATGTGCTTAACCGGCATAGCGATAACATGAGCGTAGCGGCGAAGGTGCTGGGGATCTCCCGGCCCACCTTCTACCGCTTGCTGCACAAGCATCAGATACGCTGA